Proteins from one Cryptomeria japonica chromosome 4, Sugi_1.0, whole genome shotgun sequence genomic window:
- the LOC131032126 gene encoding xyloglucan endotransglucosylase protein 1 translates to MAILLYILNICFAFTLASASISTNVDILYGADHIKVLDHGREMQLSLDQSSGSGIQSKNEYLFGKFDMKIKLNPKDSAGTVTSYYLSSQGSNHDELDFEFLGNLSGSPYIMQTNVFSNGGGNREVKFFLWFDPTEAFHTYTVLWNPHRIIFYVDSIPVSVFKNKEKVGVPYPNKQGMRMYSTIWNGSNWATRGGTVKIDWSKAPFIANYRSYWANACVFGKYCPPTSPWMGEGLNGNQKKLLKWVRKHYMIYDYCSDIKRFPRGFPRECLRN, encoded by the exons ATGGCCATACTTCTCTATATACTgaatatatgctttgctttcactCTTGCTTCTGCAAGTATTTCCACCAACGTTGACATCTTATATGGTGCTGATCACATCAAAGTGCTTGACCATGGCCGGGAAATGCAGCTTAGTCTTGATCAAAGTTCGG GCTCGGGGATTCAGTCGAAGAATGAATATCTGTTTGGGAAATTCGACATGAAAATCAAGTTGAATCCCAAGGACTCTGCAGGCACTGTAACATCTTACTAC CTGTCGTCCCAAGGGTCCAACCACGATGAATTAGACTTTGAGTTCCTTGGGAATTTGAGTGGATCTCCCTACATTATGCAAACAAATGTTTTCTCAAATGGCGGGGGCAATCGGGAAGTTAAGTTTTTCCTGTGGTTTGATCCCACCGAGGCTTTCCACACATACACTGTTCTATGGAATCCACACAGAATtat ATTTTATGTGGATTCGATTCCGGTTAGTGTGTTTAAGAACAAGGAGAAAGTGGGTGTACCATATCCCAATAAGCAAGGGATGAGAATGTATTCCACCATATGGAACGGATCTAATTGGGCAACTAGAGGGGGGACAGTGAAGATCGATTGGAGCAAAGCCCCCTTCATCGCTAACTACAGAAGTTACTGGGCAAATGCCTGCGTATTTGGTAAGTATTGCCCTCCCACTTCTCCATGGATGGGGGAAGGATTGAACGGGAATCAAAAGAAATTACTCAAGTGGGTACGCAAGCATTATATGATTTATGATTACTGCTCGGATATAAAAAGATTTCCCAGGGGTTTCCCACGGGAATGCTTGAGGAATTGA